One part of the Rickettsia akari str. Hartford genome encodes these proteins:
- a CDS encoding DUF2673 domain-containing protein, with the protein MKSLLKILLILAFASPVFASSMQRPDPASVTTTQIQAMSTGDQQAWVASLTADQYNMLSPSVQKWVMENTTDAQKQALGINQ; encoded by the coding sequence ATGAAAAGTTTATTAAAAATTTTATTAATTTTAGCTTTCGCAAGCCCAGTATTTGCTTCATCAATGCAAAGACCTGACCCAGCTTCAGTTACAACAACCCAAATACAAGCTATGAGTACTGGCGATCAACAAGCTTGGGTTGCTAGCTTAACAGCAGATCAGTATAATATGTTAAGTCCTAGTGTCCAAAAGTGGGTAATGGAGAACACTACCGATGCTCAAAAACAAGCTTTAGGAATTAATCAATAA